The Methylobacterium currus genome contains a region encoding:
- a CDS encoding gamma-butyrobetaine hydroxylase-like domain-containing protein: MTEQAADQADWPTEIRLARDKRTLHVAFASGAAYALPAEYLRVESPSAEVQGHAPSERKWLPGKREVEILAVAPVGNYAVKLTFDDMHDTGIYAFDFLRRLGEEQATRFSRYEEELAARGLSREPARRR, translated from the coding sequence ATGACGGAACAGGCGGCAGATCAGGCCGATTGGCCCACCGAGATCCGGTTGGCGCGCGACAAGCGCACCCTCCACGTCGCCTTCGCGAGCGGCGCGGCCTATGCCCTGCCGGCGGAGTACCTGCGGGTCGAGAGCCCCTCGGCCGAGGTCCAGGGCCACGCGCCCTCCGAGCGGAAATGGCTTCCCGGCAAGCGCGAGGTCGAGATCCTGGCGGTGGCGCCCGTCGGCAACTACGCCGTCAAGCTCACCTTCGACGACATGCACGATACCGGGATCTACGCCTTCGACTTCCTGCGCCGCCTCGGCGAGGAGCAGGCGACGCGATTTTCCCGCTACGAGGAGGAGCTGGCCGCCCGGGGCTTGAGCCGGGAGCCGGCGCGGCGGCGCTGA
- the glpK gene encoding glycerol kinase GlpK produces the protein MSSLILAIDQGTTSSRALLFRPDTSIAGLAQAEFPQHFPASGWVEHEPEDLWRTTLETCRAAMKQAGATARDVAAIGITNQRETTLVWDKRTGEAVHRAIVWQDRRSAGICARLKEAGHEPAVTAKTGLILDPYFSGTKIAWILDNVPGARARAEAGELAFGTVDSYLLWRLTGGRLHVTDATNASRTLLFDIHRGVWDEEMMGLLGVPASMLPEVRDSSGDFGETDPDLFGAAIPIRGVAGDQQAATVGQACFRAGMVKSTYGTGCFALLNTGSQPVASKNKLLTTIAYQLKGQRTYALEGSIFVAGAAVQWLRDGLGVIDSAAETGALAERADPAQDVYLVPAFVGLGAPHWEPDARGALFGLTRGTGPAELARAALESVCFQTADLLAAMRADWPDGDGSATVLRVDGGMVASDWTMQRLADLLAAPVDRPEVKETTALGAAYLAGLACGLYPEPEHFADHWRLERRFAPAMEPTLRERRLAGWRKAVSCLVGK, from the coding sequence ATGTCCTCCCTCATCCTCGCCATCGACCAGGGCACCACCTCCTCGCGCGCCCTGTTGTTCCGCCCCGACACCTCGATCGCGGGCCTCGCCCAGGCCGAGTTCCCGCAGCATTTCCCGGCCTCGGGCTGGGTCGAGCACGAGCCGGAGGACCTCTGGCGCACCACCCTCGAGACCTGCCGGGCGGCGATGAAGCAGGCCGGGGCCACGGCGCGGGACGTGGCGGCGATCGGCATCACCAACCAGCGCGAGACGACGCTGGTCTGGGACAAGCGCACCGGCGAGGCCGTGCACCGCGCCATCGTCTGGCAGGACCGGCGCTCGGCCGGGATCTGCGCCCGCCTCAAGGAGGCCGGCCACGAGCCCGCGGTGACGGCGAAGACCGGCCTCATCCTCGATCCCTACTTCTCCGGCACCAAGATCGCCTGGATCCTCGACAACGTGCCGGGGGCCCGGGCCCGGGCGGAGGCCGGCGAGCTCGCCTTCGGCACCGTCGATTCCTATCTCCTCTGGCGCCTCACCGGCGGCCGGCTCCACGTCACCGACGCCACCAACGCCTCGCGCACCCTGCTCTTCGACATCCATCGCGGCGTCTGGGACGAGGAGATGATGGGGCTGCTGGGCGTGCCGGCCTCGATGCTGCCGGAGGTGCGCGATTCCTCGGGCGATTTCGGCGAGACCGACCCGGACCTGTTCGGCGCCGCGATCCCGATCCGGGGCGTCGCCGGCGACCAGCAGGCCGCGACCGTCGGCCAGGCCTGCTTCCGGGCCGGCATGGTCAAGTCGACCTACGGCACCGGCTGCTTCGCCCTCCTCAACACCGGCTCCCAGCCGGTCGCCTCGAAGAACAAGCTCCTCACCACCATCGCCTACCAGCTGAAGGGCCAGCGCACCTACGCGCTCGAGGGCTCGATCTTCGTCGCGGGCGCCGCGGTGCAGTGGCTGCGTGACGGGCTCGGGGTGATCGACTCGGCCGCCGAGACCGGGGCGCTCGCCGAGCGGGCCGACCCGGCGCAGGACGTCTACCTGGTGCCGGCCTTCGTGGGCCTCGGCGCCCCCCACTGGGAGCCCGATGCCCGCGGCGCCCTGTTCGGGCTGACCCGCGGCACCGGCCCGGCCGAGCTCGCCCGCGCAGCCCTCGAGAGCGTCTGCTTCCAGACCGCCGACCTGCTCGCGGCCATGCGGGCCGACTGGCCGGACGGCGACGGCAGCGCCACGGTGCTGCGGGTCGATGGCGGCATGGTCGCCTCGGACTGGACGATGCAGCGCCTCGCCGACCTCCTGGCCGCTCCCGTGGACCGGCCCGAGGTGAAGGAGACGACGGCGCTCGGCGCGGCCTATCTGGCGGGGCTCGCCTGCGGCCTCTACCCGGAGCCCGAGCACTTCGCTGACCATTGGCGCCTGGAGCGCCGCTTCGCCCCGGCGATGGAGCCGACCTTGCGCGAGCGCCGGCTGGCCGGCTGGCGCAAGGCGGTGAGCTGCCTGGTGGGGAAGTAG
- a CDS encoding transporter substrate-binding domain-containing protein, which yields MSRLLSRLLLLSLLAARPALAEQAPAPLPSPVRIATEGGHPPFNYVEDGKPAGFEVDLAQALCAEATLTCTIVLHQWDGIIKGLEAGEYDAIMAAMAITPKRAARIAFTRPYLRIPFAYVARRDTSLPNPNPATLRGRTIGAAAHGPQVAFLEQRVPGAEIRTFDSLADATLDLRAGRVDVVLGDKLDLSTFLARPEGDACCRLVGDVPAGEPLLGEGFGIGLRKGDTALRDAFERALAALIADGRYDRLRAKYIPFDTK from the coding sequence ATGAGCCGCCTGCTCTCCCGCCTCCTGCTCCTGTCGCTGCTGGCCGCCAGGCCTGCCCTCGCCGAGCAGGCTCCCGCCCCTCTCCCCTCCCCCGTGCGCATCGCCACCGAGGGCGGGCACCCGCCGTTCAACTACGTCGAGGACGGCAAGCCGGCGGGGTTCGAGGTCGATCTGGCCCAGGCCCTGTGCGCGGAGGCCACGCTCACCTGCACGATCGTGCTCCATCAGTGGGACGGCATCATCAAGGGCCTTGAGGCGGGCGAGTACGACGCCATCATGGCGGCGATGGCGATCACCCCGAAGCGGGCCGCCCGCATCGCCTTCACCCGGCCGTATCTCCGGATCCCCTTCGCCTACGTGGCGCGGCGGGACACCTCGCTGCCGAATCCGAACCCGGCGACCCTGCGGGGCCGGACGATCGGCGCGGCGGCGCATGGGCCGCAGGTCGCCTTCCTGGAGCAGCGGGTGCCGGGCGCCGAGATCCGCACCTTCGACAGCCTCGCCGACGCGACCCTCGATCTCCGGGCCGGCCGGGTCGACGTGGTGCTGGGCGACAAGCTCGACCTCTCCACCTTCCTCGCGCGGCCGGAGGGCGACGCCTGCTGCCGCCTCGTCGGCGACGTGCCGGCAGGCGAGCCGCTGCTCGGCGAGGGCTTCGGCATCGGCCTGCGCAAGGGCGACACCGCGTTGCGCGACGCGTTCGAGCGGGCGCTCGCCGCGCTCATCGCGGACGGGCGCTACGACCGCCTCCGGGCGAAGTACATCCCGTTCGACACGAAGTGA
- a CDS encoding MFS transporter, with protein sequence MSNPAAVLPKDTLRAETGTGNVLRLALAQALAGANSVVVYATGAVIGSQLAPSPTLATLPISIFVVGMAACTLPAGRIARAYGRRTAFLAGTGCGVLVGLLAALAVVLSSFWLFCAATFFGGAYAAVVLSFRFAAADCVAPERRPRALSAVMAGGVFAGIIGPQLVSHTMSLWPAHLFAATFLAQAAVAALSAVVLMGVRLPGPTQADLSGGRPLGEIARQPRFVTAVLCGVVSYLLMNFLMTAAPLAMHLCGFTQDDANLGLQWHVIAMYAPSFFTGRLIARFGAPRVVAAGLSLTAAAAFVGLSGLDLAHFWAFLVLLGLGWNFGFVGASAMVLECHRPEERTRVQSLNDFVVFGTMAVGSFSSGGLLARYGWDVVLWVSFAPLAVAVAALGLSAASRPVRAAG encoded by the coding sequence ATGTCGAACCCCGCCGCCGTCCTGCCCAAGGACACCCTTCGCGCCGAGACCGGTACCGGCAACGTGCTGCGCCTCGCCCTCGCCCAGGCGCTGGCCGGCGCCAACTCGGTCGTGGTCTACGCCACCGGCGCCGTCATCGGCAGCCAGCTGGCGCCGAGCCCCACCCTCGCCACCCTGCCGATCTCGATCTTCGTCGTCGGCATGGCCGCCTGCACCCTGCCGGCCGGGCGCATCGCCCGGGCTTACGGCCGCCGCACGGCGTTCCTGGCCGGCACCGGATGCGGCGTGCTCGTCGGGCTCCTGGCGGCGCTCGCGGTCGTCCTGTCCTCGTTCTGGCTGTTCTGCGCCGCGACCTTCTTCGGCGGCGCCTACGCCGCCGTGGTGCTGTCGTTCCGCTTCGCCGCCGCCGATTGCGTCGCGCCGGAGCGCCGGCCACGGGCGCTGTCCGCCGTCATGGCCGGCGGTGTCTTCGCCGGGATCATCGGCCCGCAGCTCGTCAGCCACACCATGAGCTTGTGGCCGGCGCACCTCTTCGCCGCCACCTTCTTGGCCCAGGCCGCGGTGGCGGCCCTGTCGGCCGTCGTGCTCATGGGCGTGCGGCTGCCGGGGCCGACGCAGGCCGACCTCTCCGGCGGCCGCCCGCTGGGCGAGATCGCCCGCCAGCCCCGCTTCGTCACCGCCGTCCTGTGCGGGGTGGTGTCCTACCTCCTGATGAACTTCCTGATGACCGCCGCGCCGCTGGCGATGCATCTGTGCGGCTTCACGCAGGACGACGCCAATCTCGGCCTGCAGTGGCACGTGATCGCCATGTATGCGCCGAGCTTCTTCACCGGGCGGCTGATCGCCCGGTTCGGCGCGCCGCGCGTCGTGGCGGCGGGGCTGTCGCTCACGGCGGCGGCGGCCTTCGTCGGGCTGTCGGGCCTGGACCTCGCCCATTTCTGGGCCTTCCTGGTCCTGCTCGGCCTCGGCTGGAACTTCGGCTTCGTCGGCGCCTCCGCGATGGTGCTCGAATGCCACCGGCCGGAGGAGCGGACCCGGGTCCAGTCGCTCAACGACTTCGTGGTGTTCGGCACGATGGCGGTGGGCTCGTTCTCCTCCGGCGGTCTGCTGGCCCGCTACGGCTGGGACGTGGTGCTGTGGGTGTCGTTCGCGCCGCTCGCGGTGGCGGTCGCGGCGCTCGGCCTGTCGGCGGCGTCACGGCCGGTGCGGGCGGCGGGCTGA
- a CDS encoding PilZ domain-containing protein — MRLSFRPPHPPRDRADAVEILPPLPALAPAADGPERDAGRAGRDAVDRVEAELVRAARAVGVAARDGCAETAAAAADAAALARGLDTLGCRADEAGARSRALGGAAGTLAADADGLAGVLVQAGRHLERTDAQSRMLEAEMAGAAQEAARVVEAVATLARQANRLALNATVEAARAGAGGGPLWQAAEEFKLLSADAARAVEEVRALSRRLSGPGAVAMGSVATSLACLRPAVATAGAAAGAQAASARHLSDAAQDLAQSTDDLGRDAALAMAAADEAARRMEAAQSVGAGVAGLAGGLVGRTVASLRQAEIGDRRVHDRYPVDLAVRVGNWGLGRVLDLSRGGLLLIPPEGCGGAVGTRLSLDLRGIGRMQAQVVGASPRGLHCALTDAASEARMRDALVAIEEENRPLIAAATGGAAAVATALEQALAAGRLAHHALFDTTYRPVAGIEPPHYLTAAVPALEDLLPPILEPLLLADARAAFCFAVDRNGYAPVHNRAQAQAPRAGDPAWNARHARQRRLYDDRIGLAAARSTRAFLVQACPQDEAGRQPLREVSSPIRVHGRHWGALRMGFRI, encoded by the coding sequence ATGCGCCTGAGCTTCCGCCCGCCCCACCCACCCCGCGACCGCGCCGACGCGGTCGAGATCCTGCCGCCGCTGCCCGCCCTGGCGCCGGCGGCCGACGGGCCGGAGCGCGATGCGGGCCGGGCCGGGCGCGACGCCGTCGACCGGGTCGAGGCGGAGCTGGTCCGGGCCGCCCGCGCCGTCGGGGTCGCCGCCCGGGACGGCTGCGCCGAAACCGCGGCCGCGGCCGCGGACGCCGCCGCCCTCGCCCGCGGCCTCGACACCCTGGGATGTCGGGCCGACGAGGCCGGCGCGCGCAGCCGTGCCCTCGGCGGCGCCGCCGGCACCCTCGCGGCGGATGCCGACGGGCTCGCCGGCGTGCTGGTCCAGGCCGGCCGCCACCTCGAGCGCACCGACGCGCAGAGCCGCATGCTGGAGGCCGAGATGGCCGGCGCCGCGCAGGAGGCCGCCCGCGTCGTCGAGGCGGTGGCGACCCTGGCGCGGCAGGCCAACCGCTTGGCCCTCAACGCCACCGTCGAGGCGGCGCGGGCCGGCGCCGGCGGCGGGCCGCTCTGGCAGGCGGCGGAGGAATTCAAGCTCCTGTCGGCCGATGCCGCCCGGGCGGTGGAGGAGGTGCGGGCCCTGAGCCGCCGCCTCTCCGGCCCCGGGGCGGTGGCGATGGGCAGCGTCGCGACCTCGCTCGCCTGCCTGCGCCCGGCCGTCGCCACGGCCGGCGCGGCGGCCGGGGCCCAGGCGGCGTCCGCCCGGCACCTCTCCGATGCGGCGCAGGATCTCGCTCAATCCACCGACGATCTCGGCCGGGACGCAGCCCTGGCGATGGCCGCCGCCGACGAGGCGGCCCGGCGGATGGAAGCCGCGCAATCGGTCGGAGCCGGCGTCGCCGGTCTCGCCGGGGGGCTCGTCGGGCGCACGGTCGCGTCCTTGCGCCAGGCGGAGATCGGCGACCGGCGGGTGCATGACCGCTACCCGGTCGACCTCGCGGTCCGGGTCGGGAATTGGGGCCTCGGGCGGGTGCTCGACCTGAGCCGGGGCGGCCTGCTCCTGATCCCGCCGGAGGGGTGCGGCGGCGCCGTCGGCACCCGGCTCTCCCTCGACCTGCGCGGCATCGGCCGGATGCAGGCGCAGGTCGTCGGCGCGAGCCCGCGCGGCCTGCATTGCGCCCTCACGGATGCGGCGTCCGAGGCGCGGATGCGCGACGCCCTGGTGGCGATCGAGGAGGAGAACCGGCCGCTGATCGCGGCGGCGACGGGAGGAGCGGCTGCGGTCGCCACCGCGCTGGAGCAGGCTCTGGCCGCGGGCCGGCTCGCGCATCACGCCCTGTTCGACACCACCTACCGCCCCGTCGCAGGCATCGAGCCGCCGCATTACCTCACCGCCGCCGTCCCGGCCCTGGAGGATCTCCTGCCGCCGATCCTCGAGCCGCTGCTGCTGGCCGATGCGCGCGCCGCCTTTTGCTTCGCGGTCGACCGCAACGGCTACGCCCCGGTCCACAACCGCGCCCAGGCCCAGGCGCCGCGGGCCGGCGACCCGGCCTGGAACGCCCGCCATGCCCGCCAGCGCCGGCTCTACGACGACCGCATCGGGCTTGCCGCCGCCCGCTCGACCCGGGCCTTCCTGGTCCAGGCCTGCCCGCAGGACGAGGCCGGCCGCCAGCCCCTGCGCGAGGTCTCGAGCCCGATCCGTGTGCACGGCCGGCACTGGGGGGCGTTGCGGATGGGGTTTCGGATCTGA
- a CDS encoding DUF2160 domain-containing protein, which translates to MPDFAWMAWTWQTALFFAVIAGLLAVMTALAVWRPETETVGILRIPTTRGDRLFLTLVGAAFINLAWLGLVGPSLEWALALSLVYGAVMFRFA; encoded by the coding sequence ATGCCTGATTTCGCCTGGATGGCCTGGACCTGGCAGACCGCTCTGTTCTTCGCGGTCATCGCCGGCCTGCTCGCCGTGATGACCGCGCTCGCCGTCTGGCGGCCCGAGACCGAGACGGTCGGGATCCTGCGGATCCCCACCACCCGCGGCGACCGGCTGTTCCTGACGCTGGTCGGCGCCGCCTTCATCAACCTTGCCTGGCTCGGCCTCGTCGGCCCGAGCCTCGAATGGGCGCTCGCGCTCTCGCTCGTTTACGGAGCGGTGATGTTCCGCTTCGCTTAG
- a CDS encoding NAD(P)-dependent oxidoreductase produces the protein MAKVAFLGLGVMGGPMARHLAAKGHDVTVYNRTKAKADAWVKAHGGKAAATPREAAEGQEIVFACVGNDDDLRQVTTGPDGAFAAMGKGTVFVDHTTASAEVARELSAAAEKGGFGFVDAPVSGGQAGAENGVLTVMCGGDPETFARVEPVIGSYARACRLLGPVGAGQLAKMMNQICIAGLVQGLSEAVHFGKQAGLDIEAVLDVISKGAAGSWQMENRGKTMNEGKFDFGFAVDWMRKDLSIVLAEARRNKAKLPVTALVDQFYAEVQSMGGGRWDTSSLIARLEK, from the coding sequence ATGGCAAAGGTCGCGTTTCTGGGTCTCGGCGTGATGGGGGGGCCGATGGCCCGCCACCTGGCCGCCAAGGGCCATGACGTCACGGTCTACAACCGCACCAAGGCCAAGGCCGATGCCTGGGTGAAGGCCCATGGCGGCAAGGCCGCGGCGACGCCCCGCGAGGCGGCCGAGGGCCAGGAGATCGTCTTCGCCTGCGTCGGCAACGACGACGACCTGCGCCAGGTCACGACCGGCCCGGACGGCGCCTTCGCGGCGATGGGCAAGGGAACGGTCTTCGTCGACCATACCACCGCCTCAGCGGAAGTGGCGCGGGAACTCTCGGCGGCCGCGGAGAAGGGCGGCTTCGGCTTCGTCGACGCCCCGGTCTCCGGCGGTCAGGCCGGCGCCGAGAACGGCGTGCTCACCGTGATGTGCGGCGGCGATCCCGAGACCTTCGCCCGGGTCGAGCCGGTGATCGGGTCTTACGCCCGGGCCTGCCGGCTGCTCGGACCGGTCGGCGCCGGGCAGCTCGCCAAGATGATGAACCAGATCTGCATCGCCGGCCTGGTCCAGGGCCTGTCGGAGGCGGTGCATTTCGGCAAGCAGGCCGGGCTCGACATCGAGGCGGTGCTCGACGTGATCTCCAAGGGCGCGGCCGGCTCCTGGCAGATGGAGAACCGCGGCAAGACCATGAACGAGGGCAAGTTCGATTTCGGCTTCGCCGTCGACTGGATGCGCAAGGACCTGTCGATCGTCCTCGCCGAGGCCCGCCGCAACAAGGCCAAGCTGCCGGTGACCGCCCTCGTCGACCAGTTCTACGCCGAGGTGCAGAGCATGGGCGGCGGGCGCTGGGACACGTCGAGCCTGATCGCCCGGTTGGAGAAGTAG
- a CDS encoding carbohydrate ABC transporter permease produces MRPRHVVMTLYLLFLMVPIYWLVNMSLKTNQEINTSMTLWPHAITFDNYIRIFTDPSWYGGYLNSLSYVAINTVLSIGLALPAAYAFSRYSFIGDKHLFFWLLSNRMAPPAVFALPFFNLYSAVGLFDTPWAVALAHCLFNVPLAVWILEGFMSGVPREIDETAAIDGYSFPRFFVKIFMPLIASGIGVAAFFCFMFSWVELLLARTLTSVDAKPIAATMTRTVSAAGMDWGLLAAAGVLTIVPGALVIWFVRNYIAKGFALGRV; encoded by the coding sequence ATGCGCCCGCGCCACGTCGTGATGACGCTCTACCTCTTGTTCCTGATGGTGCCGATCTACTGGCTCGTCAACATGAGCCTGAAGACCAATCAGGAAATCAACACCAGCATGACGCTCTGGCCGCATGCCATCACGTTCGACAACTACATCCGGATCTTCACCGATCCGAGCTGGTACGGCGGCTACCTGAACTCGCTGTCCTACGTGGCGATCAACACGGTCCTGTCGATCGGCTTGGCGCTTCCGGCGGCCTACGCCTTCTCGCGCTACAGCTTCATCGGCGACAAGCACCTGTTCTTCTGGCTCCTGTCGAACCGGATGGCGCCGCCGGCGGTGTTCGCGCTGCCCTTCTTCAACCTGTACTCGGCGGTCGGCCTGTTCGACACGCCCTGGGCCGTGGCGCTCGCCCACTGCCTGTTCAACGTGCCGCTGGCGGTGTGGATTCTCGAAGGCTTCATGTCCGGCGTGCCGCGGGAGATCGACGAGACCGCGGCGATCGACGGCTACTCGTTCCCGCGCTTCTTCGTGAAGATCTTCATGCCGCTGATCGCGTCGGGCATCGGCGTCGCCGCCTTCTTCTGCTTCATGTTCTCGTGGGTGGAACTGCTGCTGGCCCGCACGCTCACCTCGGTCGACGCCAAGCCGATCGCCGCCACCATGACCCGCACGGTCTCGGCCGCCGGCATGGATTGGGGCCTGCTCGCGGCGGCGGGCGTGCTCACCATCGTGCCGGGCGCCCTCGTGATCTGGTTCGTGCGCAACTACATCGCCAAGGGCTTCGCCCTCGGCCGGGTGTGA
- the moaA gene encoding GTP 3',8-cyclase MoaA: MWGPRTDDPMPAVPVPARPAPLIDPFQRAITYLRVSVTDRCDLRCVYCMSEDMTFLPKRDLLTLEELDRVCSVFVERGVRKLRITGGEPLVRRDIMRLFRNLSRHLASGALEEMTLTTNGTRLRQHAAELADLGMRRINVSLDTLDPQKFRAITRRGDLPTVLDGIAAAREAGLKVKINAVALKGVNEDEILGMLDWAHGLGMEMTLIEVMPLGDIEPDRVDQFLSLSVVRERLSERYTLTPLPDRTGGPARYVRVEETGGRLGFITPLTHNFCESCNRVRLTCTGQLYMCLGQEDAADLRAALRASPDDAVVAEAIAEAISRKPKGHDFVIARAAKPAVPRHMSTTGG, from the coding sequence ATGTGGGGTCCCCGTACCGACGATCCGATGCCGGCCGTGCCCGTGCCGGCGCGGCCGGCGCCGCTGATCGATCCGTTCCAGCGCGCGATCACCTACCTGCGGGTCTCGGTGACCGATCGCTGCGACCTGCGCTGCGTCTACTGCATGTCCGAGGACATGACGTTCCTGCCCAAGCGCGACCTGCTCACGCTGGAGGAGCTGGACCGGGTCTGCTCGGTCTTCGTGGAGCGCGGCGTGCGCAAGCTGCGCATCACCGGCGGCGAGCCGCTGGTGCGCCGGGACATCATGCGGCTGTTCCGCAACCTCTCGCGCCATCTCGCCTCCGGGGCGCTGGAGGAGATGACGCTCACCACCAACGGCACGCGCCTGCGCCAGCACGCCGCCGAGCTGGCGGATCTCGGCATGCGCCGGATCAACGTCTCGCTCGATACCCTCGACCCGCAAAAATTCCGGGCGATCACCCGGCGCGGCGACCTGCCGACCGTGCTCGACGGCATCGCGGCGGCCCGCGAGGCCGGGCTCAAGGTCAAGATCAATGCCGTGGCGCTGAAAGGCGTCAACGAGGACGAGATCTTAGGCATGCTCGACTGGGCCCACGGGCTCGGCATGGAGATGACGCTGATCGAGGTGATGCCGCTCGGCGACATCGAGCCCGACCGGGTCGACCAGTTCCTGTCGCTCTCGGTGGTGCGCGAGCGCCTGTCGGAACGCTACACCCTCACCCCGCTCCCCGACCGGACCGGCGGCCCCGCCCGCTACGTGCGGGTTGAGGAGACCGGCGGGCGGCTCGGCTTCATCACGCCGCTCACCCACAATTTCTGCGAGAGCTGCAACCGGGTGCGCCTGACCTGCACCGGCCAGCTCTACATGTGCCTCGGCCAGGAGGACGCCGCCGATCTGCGGGCGGCGCTCCGCGCCTCTCCCGACGACGCGGTGGTGGCCGAGGCGATCGCGGAGGCGATCAGCCGCAAGCCGAAGGGCCACGACTTCGTCATCGCTCGTGCGGCGAAGCCGGCGGTGCCTCGGCACATGAGCACGACGGGGGGCTGA
- a CDS encoding ABC transporter substrate-binding protein, with product MRRHGLLTAASALALSLAAGHAFAGMEEAKRWVDTEFQPSTLSKDEQLKEMQWFVDAAKPFAGMEINFVSETITTHEYEARTLAKAFTEITGIKVRHDLLQEGDVVEKIQTQMQSGKNIYDGWINDSDLVGTHFRYGQTVALSDFMKNEAKDVTSPTLDLDDFIGKSFGTAPDGKLYQLPDQQFANLYWFRYDWFTRPDLKEKFKAKYGYELGVPVNWSAYEDIADFFTNDVKEIDGVKVYGHMDYGKKDPSLGWRFTDAWLSMAGNGDKGIPNGKPVDEWGIRMEGCRPVGSSIERGGDTNGPAAVYSVTKYVDWLKKYAPPQAAGMTFSESGPVPSQGNVAQQMFWYTAFTADMVKPGLPVMNQDGTPKWRMAPSPKGPYWKEGMKLGYQDAGSLTLLKSTPLERRKAAWLYQQFIVSKTVSLKKSHVGLTFIRESDIWDKSFTERAPKLGGLVEFYRSPARTQWTPTGVNVPDYPKLAQLWWQNIGDASSGAKTPQAAMDALANAQDDVMARLERSKVQGECGPKLNPKTSAEHWYEQAKKDGTLAPQRKLADEKPKGETIDYDTLIKSWPASPPKRG from the coding sequence ATGAGACGCCACGGATTGCTGACGGCCGCGAGCGCGCTGGCCTTGAGCCTCGCCGCCGGTCACGCCTTCGCCGGCATGGAGGAGGCCAAGCGCTGGGTCGACACCGAGTTCCAGCCCTCGACCCTCTCGAAGGACGAGCAGCTCAAGGAGATGCAGTGGTTCGTCGATGCGGCGAAGCCCTTCGCCGGCATGGAGATCAACTTCGTCTCCGAGACCATCACCACGCACGAATACGAGGCCCGCACCCTCGCCAAGGCCTTCACCGAGATCACCGGGATCAAGGTGCGCCACGACCTCCTGCAGGAGGGCGACGTGGTGGAAAAGATCCAGACCCAGATGCAGTCGGGCAAGAACATCTACGACGGCTGGATCAACGATTCCGACCTCGTCGGCACCCATTTCCGCTACGGCCAGACCGTGGCCCTGTCGGACTTCATGAAGAATGAGGCCAAGGACGTCACCTCGCCGACCCTCGACCTCGACGATTTCATCGGCAAGTCCTTCGGCACCGCTCCGGACGGCAAGCTCTACCAGCTGCCCGACCAGCAATTCGCCAACCTGTACTGGTTCCGCTACGACTGGTTCACCCGCCCCGACCTCAAGGAGAAGTTCAAGGCCAAGTACGGCTACGAGCTCGGCGTGCCGGTCAACTGGTCGGCCTATGAGGACATCGCCGACTTCTTCACCAATGACGTGAAGGAGATCGACGGCGTCAAGGTCTATGGCCACATGGACTACGGCAAGAAGGATCCGTCCCTGGGCTGGCGCTTCACCGACGCGTGGCTGTCGATGGCCGGCAACGGCGACAAGGGCATCCCGAACGGCAAGCCGGTCGACGAGTGGGGCATCCGCATGGAGGGCTGCCGCCCGGTCGGCTCCTCGATCGAGCGCGGCGGCGACACCAACGGCCCGGCGGCGGTCTATTCCGTCACCAAGTACGTCGACTGGCTGAAGAAGTACGCCCCGCCGCAGGCGGCCGGCATGACCTTCTCGGAATCCGGACCCGTCCCGTCGCAGGGCAACGTCGCCCAGCAGATGTTCTGGTACACCGCCTTCACCGCCGACATGGTCAAGCCGGGCCTGCCCGTCATGAACCAGGACGGTACGCCGAAGTGGCGCATGGCGCCCTCGCCCAAGGGCCCGTACTGGAAGGAGGGCATGAAGCTCGGCTACCAGGATGCCGGCTCGCTCACCCTGCTGAAGTCGACCCCCCTCGAGCGCCGCAAGGCCGCCTGGCTCTATCAGCAGTTCATCGTCTCGAAGACGGTCAGCCTGAAGAAGAGCCATGTCGGCCTCACCTTCATCCGCGAGAGCGACATCTGGGACAAGTCCTTCACCGAGCGGGCGCCGAAGCTCGGCGGCCTGGTCGAGTTCTACCGCTCGCCGGCCCGCACGCAGTGGACCCCGACCGGCGTCAACGTGCCGGACTATCCCAAGCTGGCGCAGCTGTGGTGGCAGAACATCGGCGACGCCTCCTCGGGCGCCAAGACCCCGCAGGCGGCGATGGACGCGCTGGCCAACGCCCAGGACGACGTGATGGCGCGCCTGGAGCGCTCGAAGGTGCAGGGCGAGTGCGGCCCGAAGCTCAACCCGAAGACCTCGGCCGAGCACTGGTACGAGCAGGCCAAGAAGGACGGCACGCTGGCGCCGCAGCGCAAGCTCGCCGACGAGAAGCCGAAGGGTGAGACGATCGACTACGACACCCTGATCAAGAGCTGGCCGGCCTCGCCCCCGAAGCGCGGCTGA